The Candidatus Sericytochromatia bacterium genome includes a window with the following:
- the recA gene encoding recombinase RecA produces MAKMDATGSRIDANRDGALKNAIAQIEKQFGKGAIMKLGDAAKMRIEAIPTGALTLDLALGVGGLPKGRIIEVYGPESGGKTTVALHSVAEVQKAGGIAAFVDAEHALDPAYAQALGVDIDNLLVSQPDTGEQALEITEALVRSGAVELVVVDSVAALVPKAEIEGEMGDSHVGLQARLMSQALRKLTAAIGRSQCTVIFINQIREKIGVMFGNPETTTGGRALRFYASVRLEVRRVETLKKDGAEFGNRVKVKVVKNKVSPPFRVAEFDILFGRGINRVGCILDVAVEHSIVQKSGAWFSYSDNKIGQGRDNTVAFLEGNPAMAQEIESLVRRKLALIQQEQAGQLTTEAPAEIEEDEDLLEDEAF; encoded by the coding sequence ATGGCCAAAATGGATGCCACCGGTTCCCGGATTGACGCCAACCGTGATGGAGCGCTCAAAAACGCCATTGCCCAGATTGAAAAGCAGTTCGGCAAGGGCGCCATCATGAAACTGGGTGATGCCGCCAAGATGCGCATCGAAGCCATTCCGACCGGGGCATTGACCCTGGACCTGGCGCTTGGCGTGGGGGGCCTGCCCAAGGGCCGCATCATCGAGGTCTATGGACCTGAGTCAGGCGGTAAAACCACGGTCGCCCTGCATTCCGTCGCCGAGGTCCAGAAGGCGGGTGGTATTGCCGCCTTCGTCGACGCCGAGCATGCCCTGGACCCAGCGTACGCGCAGGCCTTGGGAGTCGACATCGACAACCTGCTGGTCAGCCAACCTGATACCGGGGAACAGGCGCTTGAAATCACGGAAGCCCTGGTTCGGTCGGGAGCGGTGGAACTCGTGGTCGTGGACTCGGTCGCGGCCCTGGTGCCCAAAGCTGAAATCGAAGGGGAGATGGGCGACAGTCACGTGGGACTTCAAGCGCGCCTGATGAGCCAGGCGCTGCGGAAGCTGACAGCCGCCATCGGGCGAAGCCAGTGTACCGTCATCTTCATCAACCAGATCCGCGAGAAAATCGGGGTCATGTTCGGCAATCCGGAAACCACCACGGGCGGGCGGGCGCTGCGCTTTTATGCCAGTGTACGTCTGGAGGTGCGGCGGGTTGAGACGCTCAAAAAAGACGGCGCCGAATTCGGCAACCGAGTAAAGGTCAAAGTCGTCAAAAACAAGGTTTCGCCTCCTTTCCGGGTCGCAGAGTTCGACATCCTGTTCGGCCGAGGGATCAATCGCGTGGGATGCATCCTGGATGTGGCGGTCGAGCACAGCATCGTCCAGAAGAGTGGCGCTTGGTTCTCTTATAGCGACAACAAGATCGGCCAGGGAAGAGACAACACGGTCGCCTTCTTGGAAGGCAATCCCGCCATGGCGCAAGAGATTGAGAGCCTCGTCCGACGCAAACTGGCACTCATTCAACAAGAGCAAGCCGGGCAGTTGACCACGGAAGCGCCAGCCGAAATCGAGGAAGACGAAGACCTCCTCGAAGACGAGGCCTTCTAA